A part of Camelus bactrianus isolate YW-2024 breed Bactrian camel chromosome 7, ASM4877302v1, whole genome shotgun sequence genomic DNA contains:
- the KCP gene encoding kielin/chordin-like protein isoform X9: MPQRTLPEAGGLLPALRARLPWRPQGWGNMAARVLCHLHLPGCEYEGQLYEEGANFLSSSNPCLQCSCLRSLVHCVPMECPPIPCPEPVLRPGQCCLTCQAQGCTEGGSYQEHGQEWTTPGDPCRICQCREGHIQCRQRECASLCPYPARPLPGTCCPVCDGCFLNGQEYRSGEPVGSGDPCSHCRCANGSVQCEPVPCLPTPCRHPGRIPGECCPVCDSCEYQGHQYQSQETFSLQERGRCVRCSCQTGEVSCEEQECPVVPCTLPDSGPQLCPACVLDGEEFPEGVQWEPDGQPCTACSCQAGVPVCGALLCSPAPCEHPTQLPGACCPSCESCTYHGQMYANGQNFTDADSPCHTCRCEDGTVTCSLIDCPPTTCARPQSGPGQCCPRCPDCNLEKEVFVDGESFSHPGDPCQECQCHEGHAHCRPRACPRASCAHPLPGVCCQNNCNGCAFGGKEYPSGADFPHPSDPCRLCRCLNGNVQCLARRCPPVPCPEPTLLPGECCPQCPATFSDCPRPGGEVPARHQEQFSPPDDPCRRCLCLDGSLSCQRLPCPPAPCAHPRQGPCCPSCDGCLYQGKEFASGDRFPSPTAPCHVCLCWEGSVSCETRACAPARCPFPARGDCCPTCDGCEYLGESYLSSQEFPDPREPCNLCTCLGGFVTCGRRPCEPLGCSHPLTLSGHCCQTCQGCLYHGVTAAPGETVPDPLDPTCSLCTCQEGSMRCQKKPCLPALCPHPSPGPCFCPVCHNCLSQGREHQDGEEFEGPTGSCEWCRCQVWYGGGRGGGAPGLGSKSLTLHLLQAGRVSCVRLQCPALPCPLQVTEPGSCCPRCRGCLVHGEEHPDGSSWEPPDSPCSSCMCHEGVITCARVQCVTSCAQPRQGPSDCCPRCSDCEHEGQKYEPGESFQPGADPCEVCICELQPEGPPSLRCHRQQCPSLVGCPVSQLLPPGPQRCCPTCAQALSHCTEGLLGSEMASPDPCYTCRCQDLTWLCTHRACPELSCPLLERHALPGSCCPVCRECVVEAEGRTVADGESWRDPSNACITCTCHRGHVECRLEECQALSCPHGWTKVREAGRCCERCQAPAESCAHQGRQVASGERWAVDACTRCSCVAGTVRCQSQRCPPLSCGPDEAPALSPGSCCPRCLPRHASCMAFGDPHYRTFDGRLLHFQGSCSYVLAKDCRGGNFSVHVTNDNRGRSGVAWTQEVAVLLGDVAARLLQGGAVTVDGSPVDLPFLQEPLLYVELRGRTVILHAQPGLQVLWDGQSQVEVRVPGSYRGQICGLCGNFNGFAQDDLRNPEGLLLSTEAAFGNSWQVPEGSGPGRPCSKGREVDPCRAAGYRARREANARCGVLKSSPFSRCHAVVPPEPFFAACVYDLCACGPGSSGDTCLCDALEAYASHCRQAGVTPAWRGPTLCVVGCPLDRGFVFDECGPPCPRTCFNQHIPLRELAAHCVRPCVPGCQCPAGLVEHEAHCISPEACPQVLLTEDQPPSALLGPSREPQGPP, encoded by the exons ATGCCCCAGAGGACCCTGCCCGAAGCCGGGGGCCTGCTGCCCGCACTGCGAGCCAG GCTGCCCTGGAGGCCACAGGGATGGGGAAACATGGCAGCCAGAGTCTTGTGTCATCTGCACCTGCCAG GCTGTGAGTATGAGGGGCAGCTTTATGAGGAGGGGGCCAACTTCCTGTCCAGTTCCAATCCTTGTCTCCAATGCTCCTGCCTG AGGAGCCTGGTTCACTGTGTGCCCATGGAGTGCCCGCCCATCCCCTGTCCTGAGCCTGTCCTGAGGCCCGGACAGTGCTGCCTGACCTGCCAAG CCCAAGGCTGCACAGAAGGTGGTTCTTACCAGGAGCATGGCCAAGAGTGGACCACACCTGGGGACCCCTGTCGGATCTGCCAGTGCCGG GAGGGCCACATCCAGTGCCGCCAGCGAGAATGTGCCAGCCTGTGCCCATACCCTGCCCGGCCCCTCCCGGGCACCTGCTGCCCCGTGTGTGATG GCTGTTTCCTAAACGGGCAGGAGTACCGCAGCGGGGAGCCCGTGGGCTCTGGGGACCCCTGCTCGCACTGCCGTTGTGCT AATGGGAGTGTCCAGTGTGAGCCTGTGCCCTGCCTGCCCACGCCCTGCAGACACCCAGGCAGGATCCCCGGGGAGTGCTGCCCAGTCTGTGACA GCTGCGAGTACCAGGGACACCAGTATCAGAGCCAGGAGACCTTCAGCCTCCAAGAGAGGGGCCGCTGTGTCCGCTGCTCCTGCCAG ACCGGCGAGGTCTCCTGTGAGGAGCAGGAGTGCCCAGTCGTCCCCTGCACCCTTCCTGACTCtggcccccagctctgcccag CCTGCGTGCTTGATGGAGAGGAGTTTCCTGAGGGGGTCCAGTGGGAGCCTGATGGTCAGCCCTGCACCGCCTGCTCCTGTCAAGCTGGGGTGCCTGTGTGTGGGGCTTTGCTATGCTCCCCGGCCCCCTGCGAGCACCCCACCCAGCTCCCTG GTGCCTGCTGCCCCAGCTGTGAGAGCTGCACCTATCATGGCCAAATGTATGCCAATGGGCAGAACTTCACAGATGCAGACAGCCCTTGCCACACCTGCCGCTGTGAG GATGGGACCGTGACGTGCTCCTTGATCGACTGCCCTCCCACAACCTGTGCCAGGCCCCAGAGCGGACCCGGCCAGTGCTGCCCCAGGTGCCCAG ACTGCAACCTGGAAAAAGAAGTATTTGTGGACGGCGAGAGCTTCTCCCACCCCGGAGACCCCTGCCAGGAATGCCAGTGCCATGAAGGCCACGCCCACTGTCGACCTCGGgcctgccccagggcctcctgTGCCCACCCGCTGCCTGGTGTCTGTTGCCAGAACAACTGCAATG GCTGCGCCTTTGGTGGGAAAGAGTATCCCAGTGGGGCAgatttcccccacccctctgaCCCCTGCCGCCTGTGTCGCTGTCTG AACGGCAACGTGCAGTGCCTGGCCCGCCGCTGCCCACCCGTGCCTTGTCCAGAGCCCACCCTGCTGCCGGGAGAGTGCTGCCCGCAGTGCCCCG CCACCTTTTCTGATTGCCCTCGGCCCGGGGGCGAGGTCCCCGCCCGCCACCAGGAGCAATTCTCCCCGCCCGACGACCCCTGCCGCCGCTGCCTCTGTCTGGATGGCTCCTTGTCCTGCCAGCGGCTGCCCTGCCCGCCCGCGCCCTGCGCCCACCCGCGCCAGgggccctgctgcccctcctgCGACG GGTGCCTGTACCAGGGGAAGGAGTTCGCCAGCGGGGATCGCTTCCCTTCACCCACTGCCCCGTGTCACGTCTGCCTCTGCTGGGAGGGCAGCGTCAGCTGCGAGACCAGGGCCTGTGCCCCTGCACGGTGCCCCTTCCCTGCCAGGGGTGACTGCTGTCCTACCTGTGACG GCTGTGAGTACCTAGGGGAGTCCTACCTGAGCAGCCAGGAGTTTCCGGATCCCCGAGAGCCCTGCAATCTGTGTACCTGCCTTGGAGGCTTCGTGACCTGTGGCCGCCGGCCCTGTGAGCCTCTGGGCTGCAGCCACCCCCTCACCCTGTCTGGGCACTGCTGCCAGACCTGCCAGG GATGCCTCTATCATGGGGTCACTGCTGCCCCTGGAGAGACCGTTCCGGACCCACTTGACCCCACCTGCTCCCTCTGCACCTGCCAG GAAGGTTCCATGCGCTGCCAGAAGAAGCCGTGTCTTCCAGCTCTCTGCCCTCACCCCTCTCCAGGCCCCTGCTTCTGCCCTGTTTGCCACA ACTGCCTCTCCCAGGGCCGGGAGCACCAGGACGGGGAGGAGTTTGAGGGGCCCACAGGCAGCTGTGAGTGGTGTCGCTGTCAGGTGTGGTACGGAGGTGGCAGAGGGGGCGGGGCACCTGGCCTAGGGAGCAAGTCACTGACCCTGCATCTCCTGCAGGCTGGCCGGGTCAGCTGTGTGCGCCTGCAGTgcccggccctgccctgcccgCTCCAGGTCACAGAGCCAGGGAGCTGCTGCCCTCGCTGCAGAG GCTGCCTGGTTCATGGGGAGGAGCACCCTGACGGCAGTAGCTGGGAGCCTCCCGACAGCCCCTGCTCCTCCTGCATGTGTCACGAGGGTGTCATCACCTGTGCCCGCGTCCAGTGTGTCACCTCCTGTGCCCAGCCCCGCCAGGGTCCTAGTGACTGCTGCCCTCGATGTTCTG ACTGTGAGCATGAGGGTCAGAAGTATGAGCCTGGGGAGAGCTTCCAGCCTGGGGCAGACCCCTGTGAAGTGTGCATCTGTGAG CTGCAACCTGAAGGGCCTCCCAGCCTTCGCTGTCACCGCCAGCAGTGTCCCAGCCTGGTGGGCTGCCCTGTCAGCCAGCTCCTGCCCCCTGGGCCCCAGCGCTGCTGCCCCACCTGTGCCC AGGCGCTGAGTCACTGCACGGAGGGCCTGCTGGGGTCTGAGATGGCCTCACCAGACCCCTGCTACACCTGCCGGTGCCAG GACCTGACTTGGCTCTGCACTCACCGGGCCTGTCCTGAACTCAGCTGCCCTTTGCTGGAGCGCCATGCCCTCCCTGGGAGCTGCTGCCCCGTGTGCAGGG AATGTGTGGTGGAGGCTGAGGGCAGGACAGTGGCAGACGGAGAGAGCTGGCGGGACCCCAGCAATGCCTGTATCACCTGCACCTGCCAT CGGGGCCACGTGGAATGCCGCCTCGAGGAGTGCCAGGCTCTCTCCTGTCCCCACGGCTGGACGAAGGTGCGGGAGGCTGGCAGGTGCTGTGAGAGATGCCAAG CCCCCGCCGAGTCGTGCGCGCACCAGGGCCGGCAGGTGGCCTCCGGGGAGCGCTGGGCCGTGGACGCCTGCACCCGTTGCTCCTGCGTGGCCGGCACCGTACGCTGCCAGAGCCAGCGCTGCCCGCCGCTCTCCTGCGGCCCC GATGAGGCCCCCGCCCTGAGTCCCGGCAGCTGCTGCCCCCGCTGCCTGCCCCGGCACGCTTCCTGCATGGCCTTCGGAGACCCCCATTACCGCACCTTCGACGGCCGCCTGCTGCACTTCCAGGGCAGCTGCAGCTACGTGCTGGCCAAGGACTGCCGTGGAGGGAACTTCAG CGTGCACGTGACCAATGATAACCGGGGCCGGAGCGGCGTGGCCTGGACGCAGGAGGTGGCCGTGCTGCTGGGAGACGTAGCCGCGCGGCTGCTGCAGGGCGGGGCGGTCACG GTGGATGGGAGCCCGGTGGATTTGCCCTTTCTCCAGGAGCCGCTGCTGTACGTGGAGCTTCGGGGACGCACGGTGATCCTGCACGCTCAGCCAGGGCTCCAG GTGCTGTGGGATGGGCAGTCCCAGGTGGAGGTGAGAGTGCCTGGCTCCTACCGGGGCCAGATTTGTGGGCTCTGTGGCAACTTCAATGGCTTTGCCCAGGATGATCTACGGAACCCTGAAGGGCTGCTCCTGTCTACTGAGGCTGCATTTGGGAATAGCTGGCAG GTCCCAGAGGGGTCAGGACCTGGGCGGCCCTGTTCCAAGGGCCGCGAGGTGGATCCATGCCGGGCAGCAGGGTACCGTGCCAGGCGTGAGGCCAATGCCCGGTGTGGGGTGCTGAAGTCCTCCCCGTTCAGTCGCTGCCATGCTGTGGTGCCACCAGAGCCGTTCTTTGCTGCCTGTGTGTATGACCTCTGTGCTTGTGGCCCCGGCTCCTCAGGTGACACCTGCCTCTGTGACGCCCTGGAAGCCTATGCCAGCCACTGTCGCCAGGCTGGAGTGACGCCTGCTTGGCGGGGCCCCACGCTCTGTG TGGTGGGATGCCCCCTGGACCGTGGCTTCGTGTTCGATGAATGTGGCCCACCCTGTCCCCGCACCTGCTTCAACCAGCACATTCCCCTCAGGGAGCTGGCAGCCCACTGTGTGAGGCCCTGTGTTCCGGGCTGCCAGTGCCCTGCAGGCCTGGTGGAGCATGAAGCCCACTGTATCTCACCGGAGGCCTGCCCCCAAGTCCTACTCACTGAGGACCAGCCACCCAGCGCTCTGCTTGGCCCAAGCCGGGAGCCCCAGGGGCCACCCTGA
- the KCP gene encoding kielin/chordin-like protein isoform X7: protein MPQRTLPEAGGLLPALRARLPWRPQGWGNMAARVLCHLHLPALEGSVSTWDHAFPWVMSPPCSLLTSLSPWHPSPGCEYEGQLYEEGANFLSSSNPCLQCSCLRSLVHCVPMECPPIPCPEPVLRPGQCCLTCQAQGCTEGGSYQEHGQEWTTPGDPCRICQCREGHIQCRQRECASLCPYPARPLPGTCCPVCDGCFLNGQEYRSGEPVGSGDPCSHCRCANGSVQCEPVPCLPTPCRHPGRIPGECCPVCDSCEYQGHQYQSQETFSLQERGRCVRCSCQTGEVSCEEQECPVVPCTLPDSGPQLCPACVLDGEEFPEGVQWEPDGQPCTACSCQAGVPVCGALLCSPAPCEHPTQLPGACCPSCESCTYHGQMYANGQNFTDADSPCHTCRCEDGTVTCSLIDCPPTTCARPQSGPGQCCPRCPDCNLEKEVFVDGESFSHPGDPCQECQCHEGHAHCRPRACPRASCAHPLPGVCCQNNCNGCAFGGKEYPSGADFPHPSDPCRLCRCLNGNVQCLARRCPPVPCPEPTLLPGECCPQCPATFSDCPRPGGEVPARHQEQFSPPDDPCRRCLCLDGSLSCQRLPCPPAPCAHPRQGPCCPSCDGCLYQGKEFASGDRFPSPTAPCHVCLCWEGSVSCETRACAPARCPFPARGDCCPTCDGCEYLGESYLSSQEFPDPREPCNLCTCLGGFVTCGRRPCEPLGCSHPLTLSGHCCQTCQGCLYHGVTAAPGETVPDPLDPTCSLCTCQEGSMRCQKKPCLPALCPHPSPGPCFCPVCHNCLSQGREHQDGEEFEGPTGSCEWCRCQVWYGGGRGGGAPGLGSKSLTLHLLQAGRVSCVRLQCPALPCPLQVTEPGSCCPRCRGCLVHGEEHPDGSSWEPPDSPCSSCMCHEGVITCARVQCVTSCAQPRQGPSDCCPRCSDCEHEGQKYEPGESFQPGADPCEVCICELQPEGPPSLRCHRQQCPSLVGCPVSQLLPPGPQRCCPTCAQALSHCTEGLLGSEMASPDPCYTCRCQDLTWLCTHRACPELSCPLLERHALPGSCCPVCRECVVEAEGRTVADGESWRDPSNACITCTCHRGHVECRLEECQALSCPHGWTKVREAGRCCERCQAPAESCAHQGRQVASGERWAVDACTRCSCVAGTVRCQSQRCPPLSCGPDEAPALSPGSCCPRCLPRHASCMAFGDPHYRTFDGRLLHFQGSCSYVLAKDCRGGNFSVHVTNDNRGRSGVAWTQEVAVLLGDVAARLLQGGAVTVDGSPVDLPFLQEPLLYVELRGRTVILHAQPGLQVLWDGQSQVEVRVPGSYRGQICGLCGNFNGFAQDDLRNPEGLLLSTEAAFGNSWQVPEGSGPGRPCSKGREVDPCRAAGYRARREANARCGVLKSSPFSRCHAVVPPEPFFAACVYDLCACGPGSSGDTCLCDALEAYASHCRQAGVTPAWRGPTLCVVGCPLDRGFVFDECGPPCPRTCFNQHIPLRELAAHCVRPCVPGCQCPAGLVEHEAHCISPEACPQVLLTEDQPPSALLGPSREPQGPP from the exons ATGCCCCAGAGGACCCTGCCCGAAGCCGGGGGCCTGCTGCCCGCACTGCGAGCCAG GCTGCCCTGGAGGCCACAGGGATGGGGAAACATGGCAGCCAGAGTCTTGTGTCATCTGCACCTGCCAG CCCTAGAGGGTTCAGTATCTACTTGGGATCATGCCTTCCCTTGGGTGATGTCCCCACCCTGCTCTCTGCTGACCAGCCTGTCACCCTGGCATCCCTCCCCAGGCTGTGAGTATGAGGGGCAGCTTTATGAGGAGGGGGCCAACTTCCTGTCCAGTTCCAATCCTTGTCTCCAATGCTCCTGCCTG AGGAGCCTGGTTCACTGTGTGCCCATGGAGTGCCCGCCCATCCCCTGTCCTGAGCCTGTCCTGAGGCCCGGACAGTGCTGCCTGACCTGCCAAG CCCAAGGCTGCACAGAAGGTGGTTCTTACCAGGAGCATGGCCAAGAGTGGACCACACCTGGGGACCCCTGTCGGATCTGCCAGTGCCGG GAGGGCCACATCCAGTGCCGCCAGCGAGAATGTGCCAGCCTGTGCCCATACCCTGCCCGGCCCCTCCCGGGCACCTGCTGCCCCGTGTGTGATG GCTGTTTCCTAAACGGGCAGGAGTACCGCAGCGGGGAGCCCGTGGGCTCTGGGGACCCCTGCTCGCACTGCCGTTGTGCT AATGGGAGTGTCCAGTGTGAGCCTGTGCCCTGCCTGCCCACGCCCTGCAGACACCCAGGCAGGATCCCCGGGGAGTGCTGCCCAGTCTGTGACA GCTGCGAGTACCAGGGACACCAGTATCAGAGCCAGGAGACCTTCAGCCTCCAAGAGAGGGGCCGCTGTGTCCGCTGCTCCTGCCAG ACCGGCGAGGTCTCCTGTGAGGAGCAGGAGTGCCCAGTCGTCCCCTGCACCCTTCCTGACTCtggcccccagctctgcccag CCTGCGTGCTTGATGGAGAGGAGTTTCCTGAGGGGGTCCAGTGGGAGCCTGATGGTCAGCCCTGCACCGCCTGCTCCTGTCAAGCTGGGGTGCCTGTGTGTGGGGCTTTGCTATGCTCCCCGGCCCCCTGCGAGCACCCCACCCAGCTCCCTG GTGCCTGCTGCCCCAGCTGTGAGAGCTGCACCTATCATGGCCAAATGTATGCCAATGGGCAGAACTTCACAGATGCAGACAGCCCTTGCCACACCTGCCGCTGTGAG GATGGGACCGTGACGTGCTCCTTGATCGACTGCCCTCCCACAACCTGTGCCAGGCCCCAGAGCGGACCCGGCCAGTGCTGCCCCAGGTGCCCAG ACTGCAACCTGGAAAAAGAAGTATTTGTGGACGGCGAGAGCTTCTCCCACCCCGGAGACCCCTGCCAGGAATGCCAGTGCCATGAAGGCCACGCCCACTGTCGACCTCGGgcctgccccagggcctcctgTGCCCACCCGCTGCCTGGTGTCTGTTGCCAGAACAACTGCAATG GCTGCGCCTTTGGTGGGAAAGAGTATCCCAGTGGGGCAgatttcccccacccctctgaCCCCTGCCGCCTGTGTCGCTGTCTG AACGGCAACGTGCAGTGCCTGGCCCGCCGCTGCCCACCCGTGCCTTGTCCAGAGCCCACCCTGCTGCCGGGAGAGTGCTGCCCGCAGTGCCCCG CCACCTTTTCTGATTGCCCTCGGCCCGGGGGCGAGGTCCCCGCCCGCCACCAGGAGCAATTCTCCCCGCCCGACGACCCCTGCCGCCGCTGCCTCTGTCTGGATGGCTCCTTGTCCTGCCAGCGGCTGCCCTGCCCGCCCGCGCCCTGCGCCCACCCGCGCCAGgggccctgctgcccctcctgCGACG GGTGCCTGTACCAGGGGAAGGAGTTCGCCAGCGGGGATCGCTTCCCTTCACCCACTGCCCCGTGTCACGTCTGCCTCTGCTGGGAGGGCAGCGTCAGCTGCGAGACCAGGGCCTGTGCCCCTGCACGGTGCCCCTTCCCTGCCAGGGGTGACTGCTGTCCTACCTGTGACG GCTGTGAGTACCTAGGGGAGTCCTACCTGAGCAGCCAGGAGTTTCCGGATCCCCGAGAGCCCTGCAATCTGTGTACCTGCCTTGGAGGCTTCGTGACCTGTGGCCGCCGGCCCTGTGAGCCTCTGGGCTGCAGCCACCCCCTCACCCTGTCTGGGCACTGCTGCCAGACCTGCCAGG GATGCCTCTATCATGGGGTCACTGCTGCCCCTGGAGAGACCGTTCCGGACCCACTTGACCCCACCTGCTCCCTCTGCACCTGCCAG GAAGGTTCCATGCGCTGCCAGAAGAAGCCGTGTCTTCCAGCTCTCTGCCCTCACCCCTCTCCAGGCCCCTGCTTCTGCCCTGTTTGCCACA ACTGCCTCTCCCAGGGCCGGGAGCACCAGGACGGGGAGGAGTTTGAGGGGCCCACAGGCAGCTGTGAGTGGTGTCGCTGTCAGGTGTGGTACGGAGGTGGCAGAGGGGGCGGGGCACCTGGCCTAGGGAGCAAGTCACTGACCCTGCATCTCCTGCAGGCTGGCCGGGTCAGCTGTGTGCGCCTGCAGTgcccggccctgccctgcccgCTCCAGGTCACAGAGCCAGGGAGCTGCTGCCCTCGCTGCAGAG GCTGCCTGGTTCATGGGGAGGAGCACCCTGACGGCAGTAGCTGGGAGCCTCCCGACAGCCCCTGCTCCTCCTGCATGTGTCACGAGGGTGTCATCACCTGTGCCCGCGTCCAGTGTGTCACCTCCTGTGCCCAGCCCCGCCAGGGTCCTAGTGACTGCTGCCCTCGATGTTCTG ACTGTGAGCATGAGGGTCAGAAGTATGAGCCTGGGGAGAGCTTCCAGCCTGGGGCAGACCCCTGTGAAGTGTGCATCTGTGAG CTGCAACCTGAAGGGCCTCCCAGCCTTCGCTGTCACCGCCAGCAGTGTCCCAGCCTGGTGGGCTGCCCTGTCAGCCAGCTCCTGCCCCCTGGGCCCCAGCGCTGCTGCCCCACCTGTGCCC AGGCGCTGAGTCACTGCACGGAGGGCCTGCTGGGGTCTGAGATGGCCTCACCAGACCCCTGCTACACCTGCCGGTGCCAG GACCTGACTTGGCTCTGCACTCACCGGGCCTGTCCTGAACTCAGCTGCCCTTTGCTGGAGCGCCATGCCCTCCCTGGGAGCTGCTGCCCCGTGTGCAGGG AATGTGTGGTGGAGGCTGAGGGCAGGACAGTGGCAGACGGAGAGAGCTGGCGGGACCCCAGCAATGCCTGTATCACCTGCACCTGCCAT CGGGGCCACGTGGAATGCCGCCTCGAGGAGTGCCAGGCTCTCTCCTGTCCCCACGGCTGGACGAAGGTGCGGGAGGCTGGCAGGTGCTGTGAGAGATGCCAAG CCCCCGCCGAGTCGTGCGCGCACCAGGGCCGGCAGGTGGCCTCCGGGGAGCGCTGGGCCGTGGACGCCTGCACCCGTTGCTCCTGCGTGGCCGGCACCGTACGCTGCCAGAGCCAGCGCTGCCCGCCGCTCTCCTGCGGCCCC GATGAGGCCCCCGCCCTGAGTCCCGGCAGCTGCTGCCCCCGCTGCCTGCCCCGGCACGCTTCCTGCATGGCCTTCGGAGACCCCCATTACCGCACCTTCGACGGCCGCCTGCTGCACTTCCAGGGCAGCTGCAGCTACGTGCTGGCCAAGGACTGCCGTGGAGGGAACTTCAG CGTGCACGTGACCAATGATAACCGGGGCCGGAGCGGCGTGGCCTGGACGCAGGAGGTGGCCGTGCTGCTGGGAGACGTAGCCGCGCGGCTGCTGCAGGGCGGGGCGGTCACG GTGGATGGGAGCCCGGTGGATTTGCCCTTTCTCCAGGAGCCGCTGCTGTACGTGGAGCTTCGGGGACGCACGGTGATCCTGCACGCTCAGCCAGGGCTCCAG GTGCTGTGGGATGGGCAGTCCCAGGTGGAGGTGAGAGTGCCTGGCTCCTACCGGGGCCAGATTTGTGGGCTCTGTGGCAACTTCAATGGCTTTGCCCAGGATGATCTACGGAACCCTGAAGGGCTGCTCCTGTCTACTGAGGCTGCATTTGGGAATAGCTGGCAG GTCCCAGAGGGGTCAGGACCTGGGCGGCCCTGTTCCAAGGGCCGCGAGGTGGATCCATGCCGGGCAGCAGGGTACCGTGCCAGGCGTGAGGCCAATGCCCGGTGTGGGGTGCTGAAGTCCTCCCCGTTCAGTCGCTGCCATGCTGTGGTGCCACCAGAGCCGTTCTTTGCTGCCTGTGTGTATGACCTCTGTGCTTGTGGCCCCGGCTCCTCAGGTGACACCTGCCTCTGTGACGCCCTGGAAGCCTATGCCAGCCACTGTCGCCAGGCTGGAGTGACGCCTGCTTGGCGGGGCCCCACGCTCTGTG TGGTGGGATGCCCCCTGGACCGTGGCTTCGTGTTCGATGAATGTGGCCCACCCTGTCCCCGCACCTGCTTCAACCAGCACATTCCCCTCAGGGAGCTGGCAGCCCACTGTGTGAGGCCCTGTGTTCCGGGCTGCCAGTGCCCTGCAGGCCTGGTGGAGCATGAAGCCCACTGTATCTCACCGGAGGCCTGCCCCCAAGTCCTACTCACTGAGGACCAGCCACCCAGCGCTCTGCTTGGCCCAAGCCGGGAGCCCCAGGGGCCACCCTGA